GGAGGCCCGAATTTTGTCATGGGTGCAGTCATAGAGATTTCCGACgctcaaaattaaatttactagTACAAAAAACCCCAGTTTTGGAGGagtagtgtttttttttttttgggaaaacaAAGAATTAATGTAGATTTTAGAAGAATTGTAGTAGTAAAATGCATGAAGTATCTCATTTTTTGTTGGGAAATGAGGTAGTTTTCTAGCAAGAATTGGGGAGTTTTAGTGTATATTTGATTGTGAAATAATTGATGTTTTGAATATAAACATGATGGCAACTTGTAATGTTGATGAATTACTCTCCAATTTCATTGGCTTATTATTATATTCGTAAAGCATTATTATCTAATGATGTTTCCGAGTGGAACCAGTGGAGGTTTTTAAGTGTTCAATTAGTAGtagttagttagttaattaattaatcaaataaaaataactgcGGGATAACGCTAAGTTGATTCGTTAGCTAGATAGATACAAAAATGTCTACGCGCATTTGGTAGAAAAAAGGTGAATTTCAGTTAACAGGTTTAGCAGTTTGTTATCGACAGATGCCATTCATGCAAGCTGCTTTTTTATTCCTAggttttcacttttcattcTTGTCATCTGtcaatattacttcctccTTCAATCATTCGAGATTATATGTCACACTTTGactcataaaattttacaaaaaaattaaaagatatgtttataaaaaatgggttctatttttaagaattaGTTTTTGTggagtagtaataaaaaattcaactgTAGTTAAGTTCGAATTTGAACATACCACTAACTCTTCAATTATGTTGAGACTagagaataataatatgaCATGGGTGAGTGTAGCGCCCATCTGCTCGCACCCATCTTCTCCTCTCATCTCCTTAACTGCCACGGTGCCAGCTCCTCCACCCCGGTTCAATCCGCTCATCTCTCAAATAGTTTGTGAATTCTCTTTTGgtcccactttaagagtctcatttgagtttagcacgagttttaagaaatgtaaaaaaaaatggtgaaaaaaatagtggaacttggatcctatttttatatagttttgtaataaaatgtgagtggaaaaaatgTCAGTAAAATGTAGGgcctttttaccatttatggaatatttcaaccgggactcctaaagaaGGACACCCAAATATGGTTAACCGAGAGTcgagactcctaaaatgggacggagggactaGAGAGTGTTGCATAAAATCGAgttcattataaattttttaacctACATATATTATCCGtataaaaaatggatcttGATTAAAGAAGGGATGTTTCCTAACAAGAATTAGCCAGTGGGTTTTCCTATTATACCATTAATGAAAAGAGAGGCGAGAAAATGTatcgaaaaaatgaaaatttgactAATTGAAGGGAGTTGACAATTTGTTAtgtgataaaataaatcaagcaAGAAAAACCATGTTATTagtcaattataaaaataaaaaaaaagtcatatGAGCATCGCTTGTTCGTCgcatataaaatttatgactCTAACatataatctaattttaattgtcaTTTGACTACGATTTTAAGTAATACTATTATCCTATTAAACGATTAAATATGTCGGCAGTTTGTATTTAACTCCCTTAACCAGTCAAAAATTGTTTAATGTATAAAGAATTATTAAATTCTGTGTTCAGTTAAAGGGATCATACAAAGAAGTTTTCTCGaaattttctcatttgatTAATCCGTCTGATGACTACACGGATGACGATTTTTGCACTAGAAAGTGATCTATCTAGAGCATCTTTCATTATTAAATGTTAGATTCTAgtttagtagtataaatttttattttattaactaaaaGAAATCAAGATTCACTATGCGAGGACCCTAATTAAGATAATGTCACAACCACATGTGGTCCCACTAACATTATTAAGTAAAGATTGGCTAAATTAATGCTTAAGTAATATTCTTTCGCCTGAGCAAGTCGCCACAtacctttgatattatttataatataatcattAGCAAAATACAAACTAATGACAGATATTAATGCTAATTTGACCATTTGTAATTGGTTTTCAGGAATTGTGGGCCTCaacaaactaattaaaattataagtttAATATATCATGATTCATGACTCTTCAACACAGTCCGAGCCATGGCTATATAAGTacatttattgaaaatgaattattttaatgttatggATCAagtcaatttataatttgaaaagttattttatttaatgaaatcatGCTGATCATTTATCCACTCCAATTACATAAAACTTTATCCTTGCATGGCGGAttcacacacacgcacacatcAATAAGTAAGTGTATTGTAATCGAATAAgaaattagacaaaaaaaaaagaagaataaaagaaaCCAAGACATCATGTTGCAATTTCTAGACAGGTGGCTTTTGGATATGATTTTAGGAGAGCGTTCACAGGTAGCCGCGAAGGGTTactaattaaacaatattaaaaaaccTCTAATCACATTCTCACTCGCAAAAGTTGCCACTTTAATTTAACCTCAATCATTGCTAATTGTTAACGGATTTGGATAATTCTTGTCAAATTACTAGAATTTTCCCTTTATATAAATAGTCAATGTCATTTTAATAGTAGAGAATTTCATATTCTTATAAGAGATTCATTAGTGAAATATTTATGCTAAAGAGCGGCTCGAGATACATTCTCGTAGTGAGTCACTAGCGACAACACGTTAATCAAATCATGTGTTTCTTTATTGTGCTTCCTGGTTGTGTGTGCAAATTTTCAACTAATATCATGACTCATGAGTTTCAGGTTCGTAGGGAGCAATCACAAAAATAGGCAATAGAAAACATTCAATTGACAATTTTGACAGATAGGATTTTGGCTTTTGAAATATGCAGATTGACGATTACCGCTACGATAAATACGCTTACTAGCCATTGGGAGTTCCTGAACAAAAAGGCGATGAGTGCAATATACTTATAAACGTAAAAAAACGTGACATATCACACAACGAAGCTGAGAACAAAGATTATTTGGACATATGTACTAGAAGCCATATCGTACAATGTCAATCTAATTAGGCGATTTTCAACCTAATTAAAGATCTTTGAGGGTACACAAGCAAGTGCAACAACATTTGAATGAGTTCAACCTGATCACTAGGCAACATTGGCCAGCTTAAATTGAGTTTGATGATAAGACACATGCcttaattatgttattttctaTGCCATAAAGTTAGGCCAGAAAGATAACATTAGCGCTTTATTCGTGACGACTAAGCTTAGTTTTGATGGAATGCAAGATCTGATGAACAGTGAGAAGATTCACATGAAAGAATATGAATCCATTCTAAGGACATTACACGAAATAAAGGATCGGTctgaagggaaaacaaaatCTAGATCAAAGTcagcaaaaaagaaagaaaaacactAAAAGTGACATCGTGAGGCGAGTGTGAGgcattgaaataaaataaaagagatcaAAATGACAAGAAGACCTTAGCTGAAACCACAAATGAGAATGTGACGTGTTGGCTAGATTGTGAGCGGTGTGCTGAAATCGTGAGTGTTGAATTATGGAGTATCGTTCCATTCATGCTCATATGTACAGTGAAACTGTACAACTCTTGAGATACTATGCTCGTCAGCCTAACTGGTGACGAGCCCTTGAAGATCATGGAAAAATAGATCTTTGGATCACAATAGCAAACACATGGTTGTTGAAGTGGAATGATACGAGTCACATTTTTGGAATTGAAAGGAAATGTACATTCAACATCATTGTTGTGGTGGAATGGTGAGACACATTTTGAGATTGTAAAGAAATTTACATTCAATTAGGAAACTTAGCAGTGatgaatatttaatgaatGAAGGGCCATAATACTTTTAGTAAGAAGAATGGTAGTATACAATATCTAGCTCCCTTCTTAGCCTCAATTTAGTTGGTATTTCAACGAAAGCATATTACAGATTAAACATGCATGAGaagttattctaattaaaatattagctCGTCAAGAGAGAACACAATTAGTTTATAAACTCACATATTGTGTTACACAACTAATGTGGAACATCACTAGAGGTTGTAACATACTACCTCCATTTTTCATAATCGTCCTTGAACATTAAATGAAGTGTTCCAATCatataaatgattaattttacatttctaATCCTATAAATTACTATGAATCTCTACTAAATGCATGCgtataattaatacatcacaaaagaataattgaagatgggtaaaatttatataaattataattttatatactcataAGTATTAACACAAAATGCTTGTCgatggaacaagaaaaaaatatgacagTGAAAGGAAAATGAAGTGAATATTCGTGTTATAATTGCAAGTTAGGtaaatatgttatttataGGTTCACCACTTCATCTCGTAGTTTGTATCAGATCGATTTTCTATCATAAGCTATTGAaatttactagtataatttagtCAAAGAGCAGCAatttatatgtgtgtgtgtgtgtgtgtgtgtaaactaataaatgaaaaactaaaaacagttaattaaattatgtccTCGTCATAAAATAGTTcaacatataattaaacaattagATTACAAAAGATTCTTAATTAAGCCCCTCCAGAATTTAAAATTCGAGTGATGACTGCACGGATGACGATATTTTTGCAAGTAGTATTTGtgagagtataatttaatagaTGACATCAAGATTCTTTGGCAATTTTATATAAGATTCATTGTGCCAAGACTTGTAGCCACCTTTATACATGTGAAGCCTCACCAACATAGTAttgtatattatttaattgatagtGGAGACTGATTAATTTTTTGGCTCAACCAGGTCGCCACATAAATgtattagtagtataacaaattaattaaactgtCCAATCCTTGCTCAACTATATGGAAAATGGTGCACATAAATccttatattttgaatatttaatctTGCTTGTGGTTGCGTGGCGCTTTTGTAGTATGCAACTTCGAAAGTTGGTGAtataataactttattttatgagttCATGACTCCTCAAAACTGCTTAGAGGTATAAAAATTTCAGCGGTAAAAGATGGAAAATGATTGGCTTGTGCTTACACAATCCGAAGGAAAATGATTGGCTTGTGCTTAACACTAATCCGAATaatatacaataataataaggctgttatttataaatatcaccATCACATCACATGTGACTCATACTCTCTTACTTAATaactactataaatatattaattcttACAAGTTTCAATACTTCTACGCataattctcttttttattttacctttttctcaatttttattattatttttacatgaatatgaaaaatgaaacgtgtttattaatatggaagagagagagtatatctttaattcattttagtcTGTGAAACATAAAAATCGAAGTAAGTTCTGGTTCGTTTCAGTAATAGATAAATCGAGTTCAAATCTAATAGAACTGCATGAAACCTCATTCTTTATCTAgccatttattttatttatgtaaatacagataaatacacaattaaaataaaagatgcaAAATCGTTCTGGAGATTCAACACGCAAATCCCATATATGGCCCGGCCCGGCCCTCATCTTGACACCGTCAACGTTTCACTAATGAAAccaagtaaatatattttgaaaagcCCATTTCAACTTTTTTGCCAAGCATAACTTACTCTGTAATCCAATTAAAATACTGAGGCCCAAACCTTTCTGGGCTTGctctcaataaataaaatattcttgATCACTTGTTGGGCCTTGTCTTTGTGGATGACCTTCTTGATagtgtttgtttttaatacttttaattctttaattacGAGCACTTCTTTATTTCCAAAAGAcagaaaatagtaaaaataaaataaaaggtggATTACGATATCTACAATTTCAGTAAAATGCGGtcataaattatgaattaaattccTGGAGTAATAAAACATTCAGTAGTTAAGGCAGTACCACAACAAAGAGAGgtgttttaataatattaattaattatcggtaatgaaactataaaatataaaaggaaaacgtaacttccaaaatatttgaatttacattgaatatttttttttgtagttaaCATTCAATCTCAATCCAGTGAATCCAAAAAGATCAGTGTATGTAAAATATGCGTTTAGCTTTCTTTAAGTAATAAAGATTGTACgttaatatttatcaagaaacaaaattaGTAGTACATTTGTTTGTCCTTTTTAGTAAACTAAGAGGAATATAAAACATACTCACGAAAGAAATCCttttattacttattagtCAACGAGATTAACCTAAATCAAGACATTTTATATGTAGGcatcatatataattaaaccCAGCTCCTCAATGAATTAACCATGGTTAGGAATAACCTcgttttttcccttttttttttttgaattgtattttgattttttctcaTGGACCATTTCTGTATGTCACGAATTTAAGCTCAATATATTGGTGAAGggaaatttgtaattaatattctgtatttacttttactaattaactcaaaaaaaattctgaatTGAAAAGGAAGATTCATTCATTTCCAGAGACTTATGATAATATCTTGATTtaagtaaaatagaatatctCTAATGGATTTTTCTTTGGTAacggtctctctctctctgtcaaGGACAAGCACCCATGTCCCTATGTAAGTAGGGTGGTTCAGCATAGAAGGGAGGATTGTGAATTTGGCAGATTTAGAAATTAAGGAATTATgtgatatataattaaatgattagATTATGAAAGAATAGTAGACAAGTTACTATCAATCTTTAATGGAAGTTTGTTAGAAATGAATAGATTACGAAATATACCTTTTTATTTCCTTGGTTTATGGAAATAGTTGCCCATCCAACTCCACAAATAGGAATTTGAATGTTACATTTGATTTCTTAGTGTTGAAGATAGTCATACTATAAGTGGGAAAAGTTGAAGTTAAAGTTCCCATGCATCTAATATTAGGCATAAGAAATTTACAACCATATTCCATGCTACCTTGCTTAAGCAAGAAAGGAAATAAAAGTAGTTCATGCATGGGGATTATTAAGAAGGGTGTAAGtaaacaagagagagagagagagagagagagagagagagagagagaatataaatttaatgcaTGGGTATGTCTATGATTAGTAGGGTGGTGTAAGTTTGTTTGtactttcattttcatattaatttggtagattatagtatttgatttaatttatatacagTTCGGCAAAACCATTGAAATTTGTGTGGGTGTATAGGTTTTTTCTAGAGGTGTAAATTAAGTACGCAAAAAGTTGGTAACTATGGTCCAAAATATAGTTAATTCAAGAATATCAATGAATAACAATAACCTTcaattagaaaaataaggCACATGCCTCGTGTTGCAATTGCAGTCATATTCTAGTCTCAcaattaaatgtttgtaaGCAAGGGGGGTCAGTTTTAACTATTAATAGTAAAGAATCCAAACATTTCAACGTTTAAATCTATCAAGatctttaactattttgtCTTTTTGCCCAAATTAATCATTTGGAGAATGTCAATGTGGATAACAAAATATCCATAATCTAGTAGAAATTCCGGATAATGAACTAATTAGGCATGTGACGGATTGTCTATCGCTAACTCCATCGTACGAACAACGAGGGCTTGAGGAGGGATTATTGTACGTAATTTCATCCCCACAATATCCCCGTTATTTGAGTCGAACTAATTCGTCGCAAACTAGTTTTTCAATGGTGATATTTTGTAGCGTATACAATGCACTTTATTCATCCTTTATAGTGTATTGAGATACCTAATCACATACCATTATACCTGACTATCATATAATGCCAATGTAGCAATAGTGTGGTCACTTGCAATTACCACTTTAACGAAATTCTTCACCATTTCCAAACATCGAAGGTACAATTATCAAGAATCACAACACTGCACAACTTTTGTACAGTCATACTTAATCAACCTAAGATCAAAGAATGGTCTCCCTAACTacattaatgaaatttattatgGTACAACCACGAAATCACATCCACAAAAACAAATCTAAttctatctttttttaatttctttgaaGCAAAGGATAATCAACAATAGTACTAGATGGGCCAAAAGCTAGAATCTTTTATTCTAAAGCTGAAAGTTACACCTCATGAGCATctaaaacttatatatttcACCTCAATCTAAACCCTATTTATGAtcatatataggagtataaattaaggATTATATCAACttccaatttttttcatgGAAGATTCCGGCAGAACCTCTTCAAAACCTTCTTTCTTACAAATGAATTCATCAAACCTAGAAATCTTCAATAACATGTCATCATTTGAAGGCTTCAATGTTAGCACAAATAATGGTCATGGCACCATATCTTTATCCAATCAAGAATTCTCcgatcatcatcatcaacaccAACAAACCCAACTCCCACTTTCTTACCATGATCAAATCCTAAGATCAATTGGGCCTAACGGGCCGGTGTTGAACCCGATGATGGCCCATTTCTTCCCCCCGGGCCTCGGATGCGACAGCAACATGGACATGGGGATGAATTCATCTCCTTCCATTTCTGATGCCGGGTTTCTTGCACTAGACAAGGATAACAAAGCACAGGTATTTATTCTActtttcttatgtttaatatttaaaaaaaatgacccttttgttttcttgcatTGCTTGATTTTATGATAGAATAATgggaagaagagaaagaggatGAACGAGAGAGAAACTCAGACACCTAAAGAAGTTGTTCATGTTAGAGCAAAGAGAGGGCAAGCCACTGACAGCCACAGTTTGGCTGAAAGGGTACATTTTTACTAGTCTaagattgatttattttgattcattatttttcaagaGTTAGATTTTGTACGAAGTTGACAATATTTGATCTTTTGTTTGCttgtttaattgtttgttTGAACTAgttgagaagagaaaaaataaatgagaaattgaaatgCCTGCAAGATCTGGTTCCGGGGTGTTATaaggtaattaattaatatttattttttcattcaattttgtaAGTTCTATGATATTCTTCtagtttgtgttaaaataatgaaatatgtgAACATTAAATTATCTGCAGACGATGGGAATGGCTGTGATGTTGGATGTGATAATTAACTATGTAAGATCATTGCAAAACCAAATTGATGTAAGATACTATTCTCATATGTGTGTttaagtataaatatatattgatatataatcaaatttccAGTGAATCGGTTAATgttgaatttccttatatgtGTATTCAGTTTCTATCCATGAAGCTGTCTGCAGCAAGTCTATTCTACGATTTCAACTCAGCTGAAGCCGAAGCCATGGAAGCTCTACATGtgaactctctctctctctctctctctctctattttggTGCAGACACGTTAATATATCTTGATTTAATCCATACCAATCAACTGATACAGACGTCCCAGTttccttatttatttcattcaatGAAAAGTTGACTTATATAACCTCTTGTCTAAAAAGtgaatgaataattatttaatatttattttgaatataggGAGGCACTTCTTATGAAGGTGCAGAGGCGATAGGAGAAGGTTATGGAGGAATGTCCCAATTCCATAATGCACCTAATTGGCCTCTttgaatttcagtttttttattctctctccatgcaacaccttttattttctgacATAATTGacaattatactatatatgtatatgtgttCCATTCAAAATCAATCTAGCTCTCCACTTAATATTAGTATCATGTAATTGTTGTTacatttttattgcatttcaATCATTAAGAATCAACAGTATTGGCGTACTGAATCATACCTTGATTGGCTCATATTGAATGTAGAGAGGTGTGGATACAAAAGTAATCTATGGTGAAAGCTatgttttttgtgttttattcgAATACACATTTTTAGGCTATTCATATCATTAATAGGGTTTTTGCAAAGCAATGTTTAGATaactataaaaatactatacaagaaaataattcaaaagtatGCTTATGTGTGTGGGAGGGAAGAGAGAATCTTGATTATTCTCGAATTGTCCAAATACTAAGATGGCCtaaagattaattaaattgttataaCACAGTAGTCGTGGGGCGCATGAATTTGACATTCAACAACTGATGTTACTTCATTTTCATATACATGcagtgaaaataaataattttgggACATAATCCCCACTTCGACTAACGATGTTTTTGGTAATCAAGGATCTCTGGCCCAGCTGATAGAGTTATGGATAAGCAgcattttcaataaatatcttAATTCACTTAATTTGGACAGTCTTCTATTACGATtgcaaaataatgaaattaaattataaaatcgtTTTCATAATAGCTTGCAAACATGTGTGTTTAGAAGACTAAAGAATCAATGTTTATTTAATCTAGAGTAGTTCAAGAGCCCAACAGTCAGGTTTATTAATGGAAGGCCCAATCATTCTTTTTGAGCCCGAAAATCACTTTTCTCACAATTATTTTCGCcatttgttttccttttcttcatgCTGTTTCTGTTCccccaaattaattatttttctacttgcacaaactttttaataatttaattcggAGGGAAAATCATGTaggaaacaacaaaaatattgcAAAACTAGTCGACCTTTTGGCAATGAAgtggatatttttattgtaatttaattaacactCACGGCATGCTAatttaatgattatatatCAACCATAAAGCCcaatatatttctttattatgaaGCCCACGGCCCATATATTGCCGCATTTAAGAATGCATCCACACGGAGTACTTTTTTGTGAtgttaaaaaacaaaaaatacttatctcgtattaattaaaataaaaattgaatatatgttTGACATTCATCAATATAGGTTGAATAtatctttattaattgttaactTTTTGGTGTTAAAGTACAACCATTAAAGGGGCTTTCCCATCATCAACTTCTTGGCCCCAAATTTTTTAGTCATATGACGATTAATTAGGGCACCTTTTACTATTTAATGAGCACAATGTGGGTGTAGAATTGTGGTTCTCTTTGTTGGACAACTAAGGAACTCCATATAGAAgtgatataaatttaaaaaataaaataaaattacaattaagacacaagcaagattcttcttgacatttcattttcatttaaccATGTCCAAAATCAATGCACCATATACTAATAGTGATCGTGACATTTGAGGTTGAAATTTGATCTATACTCGTGATGCTTATGGATTCGACTTGAAAATCAAACCCAATCacaataaataagaaataaataaatgttttggaGGGATAAGTCTACAAAAATAACttctactatttttattaacaatGTTAATAGTATATATACTAGTTACAACTAAGATGTTTAAGCcgtaaaagaaatttaaatcaagaagTAACTTTGAATACAACTCAATAAGACAAGAATCTAAACAGGAAGCAAGTCGGCTAGAATTTTACAGTATCAAACTTTCTTCAAACCATGATGTCGTAATCTATATCAATTTTCAAGTTATAGCAAATCATGTGGCAGTTAGATCCTTCAAGTACTAAACATCAAGAATATGAGAATCTTTGTAATAATCCTCCGAAAATAACAAGACACCATATACCAAGCGCAATACATTAGTGAcaaattatattcaattttgagTGGCATAAAAGTTAACAAATTTTGGAAATGAATCTTTTATATTCTTATAAATGACATAGATCTTCGTGAAATTGGCATAGGAGAAATCGAAATTATGCTCTTAAGGAGACATCATTGTCTTGAAGCACAATCTTGGAATCtaataaaatacaagaaaTTTATTCTCCTATATTTATGCCGCCATGCTCATCAAACGGAGTAACCCCacgttttattattaaaaaaatataaacgaataaacaaattatagtAAAAGAATAATCCATTCTAGTCCATCACGTTTCTTTGCATAGAAATTCTATTGCACAGGGAAGCAAGAAGGAATCATCCCATTTAAAAGAATTCATTTTCAAGTGCACCATTTTCTTCTCTCCCATTTCTCAAGGCGTTTCTTTGTTCTTTCCTTCCACTATTCATTGTAATTATGCTAAAATGCTAGTAGAAcatatcttttgaattttgaattttctaacCCCAATCCCAATTAACTACACTTTTTTGGGGATGACGAACCATGTTATTCCATATTCGCAACGTACAATATctagaaaatatcatatactccattacTTTAAAAGAGTAAATATTTTGCATTTCACAAGCAAAGTAAATCGTTCGTTACATGATGATCATCTTTAATTGTGTAAATAAATCGTGCTCCCTCTCTCCACCATTTAAAAAGTCATTTTGGATTGTCCATAATTTAaaggattatttatttttttcacttttgatATATAGACCCTAcatgttattaatttttttaactcacaatcattataaaactaatagaatactaaaagtgggtctcacattccacttattttctccatttactattttcttcataaagttaattaattttttaaatttcgtgTTGACTCAAAATGATTCTTTAAATGAGAACGGAGAAAGTATTTGTGTTTGTTGCCACGATGTTGTCAGAATCTAGATCTAGTGTGGAAACTAAAGACAAAAGGGGTCCTCTTTCTTGTTCTAAGCTTGTTTGCTAAATCctaaaactaaattttcttgaaatcCAAAAAGTTTATGACCCATAATTTGGTTTAACTGTTCACTTGAATATATTCCAGTAGACTCAGTCCATATCAAAGACCTCTGTCCTCctataatatcacaaaacGCATCTTTCTAATTACTTTAGATTGAATTTGTGTTGGGAGGCGACTTCTATTcaattatattcaaattttatgcgAATTATGATGCAAAAGCACCACCAGTCTATCTTGCGAAacatattattgaaaaaaaccTCTGAAAATACGACTCACACCTAAGatgtttcatttaatttctagttaaagagaaaaaaaaaagtacataagtTTTTACTTCTAATTCAATGGAATAGTAGAGTCAATTTACATCACTTATAGAATTTCTCCAACAATCCACGACTTAGATACTCTAAAAAGGATGGTATT
The nucleotide sequence above comes from Salvia hispanica cultivar TCC Black 2014 chromosome 5, UniMelb_Shisp_WGS_1.0, whole genome shotgun sequence. Encoded proteins:
- the LOC125187134 gene encoding transcription factor bHLH75: MNSSNLEIFNNMSSFEGFNVSTNNGHGTISLSNQEFSDHHHQHQQTQLPLSYHDQILRSIGPNGPVLNPMMAHFFPPGLGCDSNMDMGMNSSPSISDAGFLALDKDNKAQNNGKKRKRMNERETQTPKEVVHVRAKRGQATDSHSLAERLRREKINEKLKCLQDLVPGCYKTMGMAVMLDVIINYVRSLQNQIDFLSMKLSAASLFYDFNSAEAEAMEALHGGTSYEGAEAIGEGYGGMSQFHNAPNWPL